TTGAGAGTCCTCTTTGCACGTCGGCCAGTTCTATCCTTTGTAGCCTCTTTCTTAGTTGGTTCGCGTGATGAACCAGCACCTGAGTCCTGGCTGTTCGGTCGATAAACTGGCCTGGCTTCTTGACGCCCCGCCCTAACATACCCATTGTCTCCCCACCTCCGATTACCAATACGAAGGTTTGATGAACGGCTTAAGTAAACTTCATCTAAATCATCCTCATCATCCTCATATCCATATGGATAATAATCCTCCAAATCATCATAAACATCTTCACGATAATCCTCTACAATCAGAGGTTTAAACCATGCAGCTCTAAGCAGGAGGCACACACTTTCTTCAAACATATAATCCAGGATGCTGTTGAATTGATGAAATAAACATTACTAAAATAGATCTTTTTAAAGAGAGCTAGAAGAAGAATAACATGCATGTAAATAATACAGATAATAGATGACAAAATGACATTTCCAGTATAATTGTGGATGCCAAATTTATAAACTTCTCACATTAAGTATGCCTAGAGAAATTATTCTAAACTCTCAATGACACTTAGTATTGCATACCTGCCATCAAGAGAACGATGAACGTTAAGAAACTCAAATGGACATTTGCACTGAGGACAAGTTGGCTTCTCACTGTACGTGGCCCATCGAAGGATACACATCACACTGCACAAAACAAAGAACATAATGTAAATCATGTACAGCATGCACTTGCATTCAAAGGTTAGTTTTATCTGACTAAACACAAACTAAAGATGGTTATGATAGATTTACAGGATGAAGTTCAAGTGAAAGAAAAATGTAATAGAGCTGGGCAAGTTCAAAAGTTAATGTGAATCCattgacattttattttatcacttGCCACAAAAGTGGCATGTTATGAACATCAAGTGTTTTTCAGTTAGATGGCATTCCTGATAAGAGCATAAATTAGACAAGAACTAGCAAACTGATAGCTCATAGCACATATTCATCAGACATGTCAAGCTATGAGAATGAGACTAATCACATGATATTATCAAAAGCCCCAAACAACGACATTAACCACAAACAGcaaaaagggggaaaaaaaacATTCTATCATAtaatagtttcttttttctatAAACCACACTGAACTCTTTGTGAtgtaataaaacaatttatagcATGTAAAATGCAAATGTTAGCATCAAAAGAATGTATATCCACAAAACAATTCCAAGTGATTAAAATATGTGCATCACAAGTGATACAAGACATAAAATAAACATACCTCCTTTATAAAATTCCAGCAACCTGCTCAGTAAAAATTTAAACCATGGTCTCAAAAGGCGACAGGAAAGCAAgaacttttttaatttactgCTCAACAGTGAGGCACAGTGTAAGCCTCATAGCATAGATGGAAGTCATCACAATTTACCAAAACCAAAAACAACAAATAAAGAAACAAAATTAGCTAACATAAAAAAGAGGGGAAAAAAATTTGCATAAACATAAAGCATAGCTTCCAACCTGCTTGTTGGGTAACTGTATTAATCAAAAAATATCTCCTACCAAAATTCAGTCCAGATTCATCTAGACAGCGTCAAATCCATCCTCCCCatcaaagaataaaaataatgacGATAAAAACTTCAACCATGAGTGAGGGAGTCCATTGAAGTTCCCAACAATTTAGAAGAAACTATTACTCTCATCAAACAGCTAGTTTGATAATATGTTAAACATAGAGGTAAGAACTGATGCAAGCTCAGAACATATTATAGCATACATACTTGTAAGGCAACAAGCTAATGTACATCGTACAGTTACTATGGAGGCAACCATCTCAAATCTAAGCAAAAAAGCTCAGGCCTAAGAAACCAACTCCTAACTTCCCATATAACTTGTACAAGTACATTATCCTCAAGGCAGTCAACTTGAGCTTACCTTCACACTTCGTTTTTAATAACTAACCATAGCCCCAGCCATCCATAACTCAAATCTAGGGTCAACAAATAAACTAACTCTAGAACACAGGTTAAACCACATTGACTAAAATTTTGTGTACAATAATATCATGTACAGAATTTGAGGCACCTTCATTAGTTTTCTCCTATAGGATTGAAAAAGTTAGAACATATAATCTAGGTTCTACACATCAACAACTTACTCATTTACCACTTGAGCGAAGCCTCATATACAACACAATTATAAGAGGACCAACCAGAAATCATCTTTAAGGTACATTACAGGAGCTCATGTTTCTCATTTTTGAATCATCAGatgcaataaaagaaagagatagACACCCCAAATGCGTAAACAGAAAAGTGATTTGTTGTACTAACCAGTAGGCGTGCTCACAACCTTTTATAAGAGCAGTTTCCTGAAGCACAATCTTATCCAAGCATATCGCACAAACTCCACCATGATTCCCACAAGGTTTTTCATGAATCTCCATCTTAGTTtctacttccccctgaagacaAAATCCCAGTGGACGAATTCAATGATAAATGACAACATGTTTATTTCCTAGAAGAGGAAAAAGGGGCCTAATTTGAAAGGGCTTctgaaaatgataaaatatatgCAATCTAGTCTAATAGTCATAAAATCCGCCGATATTATTTGAATCTAATTGCCCTAATAATCTAATTGCTGTTGAAATTGAATGATACAAAAACTCAAACCAAGAATAAACATAGGtcatatcatttaatttttctttctacGTTTTCACCGCAACCAAACAAAACATAAGATCAAAATTAAAACACACACAAAATCAACTTTCTTCTTTTGCTATTAAATCAACTGTATCTgattcaaaattttctttttaaaaattccATATAATAATCCCTTCCACCGCCCTGAACCCTTTTTCCGCAACtcccaagaaaaagaaaagaaaaaaaagcacGGAGAAAGAATAAGCACCTGATCTTGAATGGCTAAATGGGAAAGAGCGGTGGGTAGCTGGGAAGCGTCAATGTTAATGAGTGAAGTCATGGTGATCTAACTGTTTCTGCTAATCTAATCTAATGAAAAACAATCTGAAATTTGTACAAATCTAAAggggaaaagaagagaaagaaatgcAAAGATAGAGATAGAGATAGAGATGCTGAAGTATAATTCTAATGAGATTccagagagggagagagagagagagagagagagagaggagaagCCCCTGAGGTTAGAGGACGAAAAGGCCCTAACAAGAGGGGACTGGTTGTGGATGACATAAAAAGCCGTAAAACTTCAATATTTCTTTCCAGGACGTTGGGTTCCATGTGGGAATATTCTTCCTCTTACACGTCTTATTTACTTTTCCTTATTTcctgaaaattaattaatattttctatttcaacaaaatatttaaacttataAGACATCTTATTAAATTGAGTCGGCTCAGCTGCAGCTGTAGAAAGCCGTAGAAGAGTCAGGAAAGGTCGTCTGATCTAATCTCGTAGACTCCTTGTCCTGGCAGGCAAGCAACGCAGAATACGAAGATGCAACGGACCCTGgacctaaggcccaagcccaaccAAGAATTGCACCAGGGCTCTTTATAAACACTGTCACATAAAGCCGACAAAACACTTTGATCTACAACCTCGTCCATCTTGTAGCCCAAAATATGGCCTTTGCGTGTCTCCATGCCATACCCTTGAGGCCTCTCAAATCTCAGTTCCACAACCATGGCCATTTTTCATCAACTGTATCACATTTCTTCTAGGTGGAGAAAATTCTGTCCAAGTTGAAGCAAGATTATTTAAAACGCTTTGCACAATTTATCATTTTAGCTTATACCCACTTGTCATAGTTACATCTGAATCTTACGAatgctttaaaattttaaaaagctaGCAAGGGATGTGCTGTAGACTTGGCTCCCCTAGAGTTGTGagcaagaaaaattattatatagagGTCCAAAATAAGAACCGTAAAACTAAAGCTTCATTTCCTCTGCTTGTGCTGGCTTTTGAACATATTTCCTCCTTACTTTTCACTTATTCTTTTGTGCCCTAATAGAGTATGAACTCTGAAATCATTCTTGAAGATTATTTTCAGTGGGAGGGTTAGCTACTATGGAATATTATTATGAAAATCCAGGGTTAGTAGATGCATGAAGAGGTTTGATTAGGACTGCAATGGCGCTGAGCTGGCTAATTGCACAGCTCATCAATTTAGACCAGAGACCAGACCATTCAACTAGGTGAGGCAAAGTGGCAGTGGTAGTTTAGTGTAAAACAAAAATTATTCATGCATGATGTATACGAAAGGGATATGCTTTAAATATCTTTAGTAATCAAGTATTGATTGTGGATGAACTTAGGACCTCTAAGTCTCTGATTGGTTACATTACCCAGctgttatatatatacattaaaatgcagtaattgtaattaaatttgtgattttattttattttattttaatttttaaatgaaaatcgaAAAGTAGAAACTGATATTTCACAAATTTACTCAAATGAacttactattaaattaaaactataattattaatataaaaaaattatgtattattAAAACGGTAGAagtttaactattaaattattatttttttaattaaatatattattaactataattaaatataaattaatattaattatatatatataattaatttatatttaaataataataataaaatattatatttcacaTATTATTTGAATTCTCATATTTacgatttaaatataaatattaaattaattaatctaaaatttaaaaatattaatttttttttcaatcaattGACCATGCAAATAACTTGCATCTCTAAATATTTTTAGCTTTTAAAAttactaatatttatttttactaaattaactattaattcTTATACTAATCTTTTTCATATAcaataacttttaaaattactagtatatatatatatatataataactttttcataaataataacacccaaaaattaaataataataacaaagtcAGACGAGATCCCATAATTAAGCGGTGGATAATGTATTAAGGATTAAAGGTCAATTTTGTTGTTATATTATTACCGAATTGTCCTCATAAGTCTTTGGCATTATACATAGTTTGGTAGTTGTCGTTATTATAGTAGTTGCAAATTATTTATTCCAAACATGGCCCaaacaattatattttttattaaaaaaaaacaaattttaataactttttcttattgatTAAGTTCAATTAAATTTGGCATTATTTATAACTTATATGAAATCTAGCTTCCAGTGTCCGCTCCGTTTTTTATTTTACAACTGGATAGTGGCGAAGCTGGATACTAAATTTGGAggatcaaaaataaaaataagaaattatttttcttaaaatatcttaatttttttaaaaatattttt
This is a stretch of genomic DNA from Manihot esculenta cultivar AM560-2 chromosome 2, M.esculenta_v8, whole genome shotgun sequence. It encodes these proteins:
- the LOC110609448 gene encoding uncharacterized protein LOC110609448, producing MTSLINIDASQLPTALSHLAIQDQGEVETKMEIHEKPCGNHGGVCAICLDKIVLQETALIKGCEHAYCVMCILRWATYSEKPTCPQCKCPFEFLNVHRSLDGSILDYMFEESVCLLLRAAWFKPLIVEDYREDVYDDLEDYYPYGYEDDEDDLDEVYLSRSSNLRIGNRRWGDNGYVRAGRQEARPVYRPNSQDSGAGSSREPTKKEATKDRTGRRAKRTLKREAADKAAAAKHQQHLARLGRM